In Chitinophaga nivalis, a single genomic region encodes these proteins:
- a CDS encoding fatty acid desaturase family protein, with product MLEGKELILATKPYACEKRFKSWLYALSTLLLLILSSCAALLAPYLALRLFFSMLTGLLIVRMFVIYHDHQHHAILHRSRLADAIMTAFGIYVLAPSSIWKRSHDYHHKHNSKLFSASIGSYPILTRKKFNSITPAERRTYLFSRHPVTIAAGYLSMFMIGMCVQSFLSSPRKHLDSLLALIIHLGGSAAIWYFLGWESWLLLILIPFTIACGLGAYLFYAQHNFPGVTFNVNEEWCYDKAALLSSSFMQMNPVMQWFTGNIGYHHIHHLNARIPFYRLPEVMQEIPRLQDAKVTSLRFRDICACFRLKVWDPELNRMISLKEIRSLNITTTVKMKPDPAIAAG from the coding sequence ATGCTGGAAGGTAAAGAACTGATACTTGCTACCAAGCCCTATGCCTGCGAGAAGAGATTTAAAAGCTGGCTGTATGCTTTATCAACATTATTACTGCTGATTTTATCATCCTGTGCGGCCCTGCTGGCGCCTTATCTGGCGCTACGGCTATTTTTCAGTATGTTAACCGGTCTGTTAATTGTACGGATGTTCGTTATATATCACGATCATCAACACCATGCTATTTTACACCGTTCCCGGCTGGCCGATGCGATCATGACTGCCTTTGGCATTTATGTACTGGCACCAAGCAGCATCTGGAAACGTTCCCATGACTATCATCATAAACATAATTCCAAGCTTTTCAGTGCCAGTATTGGCTCCTATCCGATTCTCACCCGTAAGAAATTCAATAGTATCACTCCCGCAGAACGGCGTACCTACCTTTTCAGCCGGCATCCGGTGACAATTGCCGCCGGTTATTTGTCGATGTTTATGATTGGTATGTGCGTGCAATCCTTTCTGAGCAGTCCCCGTAAACACCTGGATTCCCTGCTGGCCCTGATCATACACCTTGGCGGCAGTGCTGCCATCTGGTATTTCCTGGGTTGGGAAAGCTGGTTGCTCCTGATTCTGATTCCCTTCACGATTGCCTGTGGCCTGGGAGCTTACCTTTTTTATGCCCAGCACAATTTTCCCGGTGTGACGTTCAATGTCAATGAAGAATGGTGCTACGATAAAGCAGCACTGCTTTCTTCCAGCTTCATGCAAATGAATCCGGTTATGCAGTGGTTTACCGGCAATATCGGCTACCATCATATTCACCACCTGAATGCGCGTATTCCTTTCTATCGCCTGCCGGAAGTAATGCAGGAGATTCCGCGGCTGCAGGACGCCAAAGTCACCTCTCTACGTTTTCGGGATATCTGCGCCTGCTTCCGCCTGAAAGTATGGGATCCTGAGCTGAACAGGATGATCAGTCTGAAAGAAATCCGTTCCCTTAATATTACGACAACGGTAAAGATGAAGCCTGATCCTGCAATAGCTGCCGGATAA
- a CDS encoding DJ-1/PfpI family protein, with the protein MRKLKVGMFLFPELTILDFTGPYECFVKASCFEVLVIGETTDPIKAEGGLTVQPNIAMADCPQLDILFVPGGRGINTLLTNQAVLGFLRNQAAGARYITAVCTGSLVLAAAGLLQGYKATTHWRSLDLLEMFGVETVTERIVRDRNRITGGGITAGIDFGLSLIALIGGAEMAKTIQLQLEYAPAPPFNAGSPKTAGIPVLQKVKEDTRFMKETRTKIIRQLLQDQASSLPLS; encoded by the coding sequence ATGCGTAAGCTCAAAGTAGGTATGTTCCTATTCCCCGAATTAACTATCCTCGATTTTACCGGCCCCTATGAATGTTTCGTCAAAGCTTCCTGTTTTGAAGTACTGGTGATTGGTGAAACCACAGACCCCATTAAAGCCGAAGGTGGTCTCACTGTGCAGCCCAACATTGCTATGGCGGATTGTCCGCAGCTGGATATCCTGTTTGTGCCAGGTGGCAGAGGAATCAATACCTTACTTACTAATCAGGCGGTACTTGGATTTCTGCGCAACCAGGCAGCCGGTGCCCGTTATATCACCGCCGTTTGTACCGGCTCGCTGGTATTGGCAGCGGCAGGTCTGCTGCAGGGCTACAAAGCCACTACACATTGGCGTTCCCTCGACCTGTTGGAAATGTTTGGCGTAGAAACAGTGACAGAAAGAATTGTCCGGGATCGTAACCGGATCACAGGCGGCGGCATTACCGCCGGCATTGATTTCGGATTATCCCTGATAGCCCTCATCGGAGGAGCAGAAATGGCTAAAACCATTCAGCTGCAGCTGGAATATGCACCAGCGCCACCATTTAACGCAGGTTCTCCCAAAACAGCCGGTATTCCGGTGTTGCAAAAAGTAAAAGAAGATACCCGGTTTATGAAGGAAACAAGAACGAAGATTATCCGGCAGCTATTGCAGGATCAGGCTTCATCTTTACCGTTGTCGTAA